The Hyphomicrobium sp. MC1 genome window below encodes:
- a CDS encoding HdeD family acid-resistance protein has product MTASPVSARPTEASDPSWWGAILVGAIFVFAGIFVLGDVVAATVISTMLIGVLLLVAGISEIFQAFSTQHWRGFMLRLLVGFLYGVCGIMLITDPARASVILTLVFALSLIASGCVRIVQSFQYWALFGPLLLISGIIGIVAGLVILAKWPFSGLWVLGLLVGIDLLSHGIWWIFFGSRVRQENSAALG; this is encoded by the coding sequence ATGACCGCCAGTCCTGTTTCTGCAAGACCTACAGAGGCCTCGGACCCCAGTTGGTGGGGCGCTATTCTGGTCGGAGCCATTTTCGTCTTCGCTGGCATCTTCGTCCTCGGAGATGTCGTCGCTGCGACGGTAATCAGTACGATGCTCATTGGCGTATTGCTGCTGGTGGCGGGCATATCGGAAATATTTCAAGCGTTTTCGACACAGCATTGGCGCGGCTTCATGCTGAGATTGCTTGTCGGCTTTCTCTACGGCGTTTGCGGAATAATGCTAATCACGGATCCTGCACGCGCTTCGGTTATCCTGACCTTAGTCTTCGCGCTATCTCTGATTGCCTCGGGATGCGTTCGGATCGTCCAGTCGTTTCAGTACTGGGCTTTGTTCGGCCCACTCCTGCTGATTTCCGGGATCATTGGCATCGTGGCGGGCCTCGTCATTCTCGCCAAATGGCCATTCAGCGGCCTATGGGTCCTGGGACTTCTGGTCGGCATCGATCTCCTGTCTCATGGCATTTGGTGGATCTTCTTCGGAAGCAGGGTGCGCCAGGAGAACAGCGCCGCACTCGGTTGA